AGCCGGCTCCCTGGCATCAGGGTTACCGTCGCTCGCAAACAGGCCACCGCCAGGTTGCGCGTGGGCGATCGACACACTGCCCGCACTGAGGCCCATGATCGCGACGATCAGCGCCCCGACCCGGCATCGCGCGCGCAAGCTGCGCTGCATCGGATGACGTTCGAGGAATACGGCGATCTGATACGAAAAGCTCTTCATGGAGGACGATCGACGATCGGGCGGAAGAAGGCGCACGCCTGAGCCCGATGGCGCGAAATGAGGACACCCGGAACATACGGCAATCCGGGCCGCTTCGGTAGCCCGCTCGGCCGGATCTGGCGCGTGTTTGTAAGGCGATATTGCACGCCAACCACATGCTTACGAAGGGTTACCCCAAGGCCCGCCCGGCGACACGCGGAGACGCTGGCACGGGTTCATTTCTCAGGCTAGCATTCCGCGCATGAACCAGAAAACACGCTATCGCATTCTCGTCGTGGACGATGACGCCCGCTTGCGCGAGCTGCTGTCACGCTACCTCCAGGAGCAGGGCTTCGCGGTCAAGGCAGTGGGTGACGCGCCGATGATGGACCGCGCCTTGCATCGCGAGCACTACGATCTCATCGTGCTCGATCTCATGCTGCCCGGCGAGGACGGGCTGGCGATCTGCCGCCGCCTGCGCGCGGCCGAGAATCAGATCCCGATCATCATGCTCACCGCGAAGGGCGACGATGTCGATCGGATCGTCGGCCTTGAGATGGGTGCCGACGACTACATCGCCAAGCCCTTCAATCCGCGCGAGCTTGTTGCCCGCATCCAGGCGGTGATGCGACGCCAGCCGCAGACGCTGCCGGGCGCGCCGACGCCCGAGGACGAGATCGTCGTGTTCGGGCGCGTCAGGGTGAACCTCGGCACGCGTGCGCTGGTGCGCGATGGCGAGGAGATCCAGCTCACCACCGGCGAGTTCTCGCTGCTCAAGGTGCTGCTCACCCACCCCCGCCAGCCGCTGTCGCGCGACAAGCTGATGGAACTGGCGCGCGGTCGCGAATATGGCGTGTTCGATCGTGCGATCGACGTGCAGGTGTCGCGCTTGCGCAAGCTGGTCGAGGACGATCCCGCCAAACCACGTTACATCCAGACCGTCTGGGGCTTCGGCTATGTCTTCGTTCCCGACGACAGCAAGTCGCCCGCCGAGACGGACGACGGCGCAGCGGGCGGCACCGGCAGCTGAAGACCGCGGAATGACGCAAGCGCAGACGGCCCAGCCCGGGCCACGGCCGGCGCCGCCCGCGCGCCGCAGGTCATGGCTGCCGCGGACCTTGCTGTGGCAGACCTTCCTGCTGGTCGCACTTCTGCTCATTCTTGCCCTGGGTACGTGGTCGCAGATCTTCCGCTACTTTCAGGAGCCGGCGCGCGCGCGAGACGTGGCGCAGATGGTAGTGTCGGTGGTCAACCTCACCCGCACCGCACTCATCAACGCCGACTTCGACCGCCGCATCGACCTGCTCATCGATCTCGCCGCACTCGAGGGGATCCGCATCTACCCGGCCGAGGCGACCGACGAGCTGATCCCGCTCGACGACACCCGGCCGATGCGCCTGCTGATGGCCGATGTGCGCCGCCAGCTCGGTGACCACACCCGCTTTGCCTCGCGCTGGAAGTCGCTGGAGGGCTTCTGGGTGAGCTTCCGCCTCGACCCTGACGACGCCCAGGACGAATACTGGGTCATGCTGCCCGCCGAGCGGATCGAGAACCCGGACAGTTTCGGCTGGCTGGGCTGGGGCAGCGGCGCCTTACTCGCAGCCCTGCTCGGTGCCTATCTGATCGTCGCGCGGATCAACGCCCCGCTGCGACAACTCGCCCGCGCCGCGAGCATCGTCGGCAGTGGCGATACGCCGCCGCCGCAGGAGGAGGACGGCCCGCAGGAGATCGCCGTCGTCGCCCGCGCCTTCAACCGCATGACGGGCAATCTCGCGCGCATGGACGAGGATCGCGCGCTGATCCTCGCCGGTGTCTCTCACGACCTGCGTACACCGCTGGCACGCCTGCGGCTGGGAATCGAGATGTCGGGCGCACCCGAAGGCGAGGTTACGGCCATGGTCGCCGACATCGAGGAAATGGACCGCATCATCGGACAGTTCCTGGACTTCGGTCGCGGCGACGCACAGGAGGCCGTGTCGCCGACCGACCTCGTCGCCCTGGTACGCGAGGTGACCGAGCCCTACCGTCTGCGCGGCGTCGATATCCGTCTCGCCGTCCCGGAAGCCCTGCTCGCCCCCGTTCGCACGCTGTCGATACGGCGCGCGCTTGCCAACCTGATCGACAATGCCCTGCGCTACGCCGAAGGGAACGAAGTGCTCGATGTCCGAGTCGATGCGGATGCCGGCCTGGCTCGTATCGAGGTGGCGGACCGCGGCCCAGGCATTCCGGAGCACGAGGTGGAACGCCTCCGACGTCCGTTCACCCGCCTCGAGAAGGCGCGCAGCAACACCAAGGGCGCGGGACTGGGCCTTGCCATCGTGGACCGCGTGATGCGCGCGCACCACGGCCATCTCGACCTGCTGCCGCGCGAGGGCGGCGGATTGCGCGCTGTACTCTGCCTTCCCCTCGGGGCCTCGACCGCCTTCCGGGATAAAATGCCGCGCTCCGAATCGGGTGCACCACGAGAATCATGAAATTCCTCTTCGACCTTCTGCCTGTCATCCTCTTCTTCGCAGCCTACAAGATAGGCGGTGCCAATCCTGACGCTGCGCATGCGATGGCGACAGGCTGGCTGGGCGACGGCATCGCCCCCACCCAGGCGCCGATCCTGATCGCGACCTTCGTGGCCATCCTGGCAACCATGCTGCAGATCGCGCTCGTGTGGCTGAAGCACCGCAAGGTCGACACGATGCTGTGGGTCAGCCTCGCGATCATCGTCGTCTTCGGTGGGGCCACCCTCTTCTTCCACAACCCGACCTTCATCAAGTGGAAGCCGACCGCGCTCTACTGGCTCTTCGGCGGCGTGCTGCTCGGATCGGCCTGGCTGCTGCAACGCAACCTCATCCGCAAGATGCTCGAGGCGCAGATCAAGCTGCCCGATCCTGTGTGGGGGCGGCTGAACCTCGCGTGGGCGGGTTTCTTCATCGCGATGGGCCTGCTCAACCTTTACGTCGCCTACAACTTCAGCGAAGAAGCGTGGGTCAATTTCAAGATGTTCGGCGGCATGGGCCTGATGCTGGCCTTCGTGCTCGCTCAAGGCTTCTACCTGTCCCGCCATATGGAAGAGGAAACCAACTGATGTTCTATGCACTGATCGGCGAAGACGCCCCCGGCACACTGCAAACCCGGCTTGCCGTTCGCCCCGAGCACGTCGCGCGCCTCGAGGCGCTGCGCGACGAGGGTCGCCTGCTGCTTGCCGGGCCGATGCCGGCCATCGATTCGCCGGACCCGGGTCCGGCGGGTTTCGCCGGCAGCCTGATCGTCGCCGAGTTCGAATCGCTCGCGCAGGCTGAGGCCTGGGTGCGCGACGATCCGTATGTGCGTCATGGCGTGTTCGCCCGCACCACCGTGCGCCCATTCCGGAAGACGCTGCCGTGAGCGCCGGGACGGTCGCCCGGATCCGGGAAATCCTTTCCGACCGCTTCGATGCGCACGTCCTCGACATCGAGGACGACAGCGCCCTGCACGCCGGCCATGCTGGAGCACGTGACGGGGGCGGTCACTACCGGGTTTTTATCGTATCGCCCGCTTTCGAGGGCTGCAGCAGAGTGCTGCGACAGCGTATGATCTACGACGCGCTTGGCGACATGATGAAGCAGGATATTCATGCGCTCGCCATCCGCGCGCTCTCGGCCGCCGAGGCCAACAAACAAGGACACTGAAGGAATCTCCATGAAACTTTTCCCGAGCCGCCTCGCCGTCGCCCTGCTGGCCGGCTTCCTGGCCCTCCCCGTCGTCGCTGCCGACCCGGTCGCGCGCGTGAATGGCGTTGCCATTCCTTCCGCCATGGCCGAAGCCATGCTGGCGGAGCAACGCGCGCAGGGCACGCCCGATAGCGAGCAACTTCAGAACGCGGTGCGCGAGGAGCTCATTCGCCGCGAGGTGCTGAGCCAGGAAGCTGCAAAGAAGGGGCTCGACAAGAAGGCCGAGGTGCAGGCGCAGATGGACATGGCCCGCCAGGCGATCCTGATCCGCGCCTACCTGCAGGACTATGTACGCGCCAACCCGATCAACGACGCCGACCTCAAGAAGGAATACGACGCCATCAAGAGCCGCATGGGCGACAAGGAATACAAGCCGCGTCACGTGCTGGTCGAAACCGAGACCGAAGCCAAGGCGGTCATCGCTCGCCTGCAGAACGGCACCCCGTTCGAGGAAGTGGCCAAGGAGTCGCGCGACCCGGGTTCGAAGGATCGTGGTGGCGAGCTCGGCTGGAGCAATCCGGGCATGTTCGTGAAGCCGTTCTCGGACGCCATGGTCAAGCTTCAGAAGGGCAAATACACGAGCACGCCGGTGAAGAGCGATTTCGGCTATCACGTGATCCAGCTCGACGACGTACGCGATGTCCAGGCGCCCCCGTTCGACGAGGTCAAGCCGCAGCTTCAGCAGCGCCTTCAGCAACAGAAGGTCGAGCGCCACGTCCTCGAGCTGCGCGAGAAGGCCAAGGTCGACTGAACGCCAACGACATGAGCGCCCGATGTGGCGCTCATCCGTGGGGGCTGGACGTCCGTTCCCGCCTGGTGGCGCCGGCGGTCACGAGGCGTCCTGCAAATGAAAACGCTGCGAGGCATCGCCCCGCAGCGTTTTTTTGTTCGCCTGGCCTGGCGATCTTCCGCCAGGCCTTGGTGCATCAGAACAGCTCTTCGGGCAGCTCGAGCGCGCCCGGCGCACCGTTGACCACGCTGTAGGCCAGGCCGCCGGCCTGTGCGAGCACGTGGTCGGCATAGAAGCGCGCAGTGACGATCTTGCCCTTGTAGAAGCCTGCATCGCCCTCGCCCGCTTCGAGCTTGCGCTTGGCCACCAACGCCGCACGCGCCATCTGCCAGCCGCCCGCCACGATGCCGAGGAGCTTGAGGAAGGGGACGGAGCCGACCGATGCCGCCTTGATGTCCTTGGCGTAGGTGGCGAGGATATAGGCGACGGCCTCTTCCACCGCCGAGATCCCGGACTTCAGCGAACGTGCGATCGCCGCGAAGCGCTCGTCCTGCACGGCGCTCACCTCGGCCTCCACGGCGCGCATCATCTTCACCACCGCGCCGATGGTCGCGCCATTCTCGCGCGCGATCTTGCGCCCGATCAGGTCATTGGCCTGGATCGCGGTCGTGCCCTCGTAGATCGTGGTGATGCGGGCATCACGGAAGTGCTGCGCTGCACCGGTCTCCTCGATGAAGCCCATGCCACCGTGCACCTGCACGCCGTCGGAGGTCACGTCGATCGAATTTTCGGTGCACCAGCCCTTGACGACCGGGATCATCAGGTCGACGAAGGCCTGGTTCTGTGCGCGCACCGCCTCGTCGGCGTGGTTGTGGGCCTTGTCGATGGCGGCACCGACGACGTAGGCGAGCGCACGCATCGCTTCGGTCTTGCTCTTCATGTTCATGAGCAGACGACGCACGTCGGCGTGGTGCAGGATGTTGACCTTCGGGCCGCCGCGGACGCCGGCGTCGGTGCCCTGGATGCGGTCCTTGGCGTACTGGAGCGCGTGCTGATAAGCGCGCTCGGACAGCGCCAGACCTTCCATGCCGACGGCGAAGCGGGCTTCGTTCATCATGATGAACATGTATTCCAGGCCACGATTCGGCTCGCCCACGAGCGTGCCGATCGCACCACCGCGGTCGCCGAAGGCGAGCACGGCGGTCGGGCTGGCGTGGATGCCGAGCTTGTGCTCGATGGACACGCAATGCACGTCGTTGCGTGCGCCCAGGCTGCCATCGGCGTTGACGAGGAACTTGGGCACCACGAACAGCGAGATGCCCTTGACACCCTCGGGCGCGTCCGGAAGGCGGGCGAGGACGAGGTGCACGATGTTGTCGGTAAGGTCGTGCTCGCCGTAGGTGATGAAGATCTTCTGGCCGAAGATCTTGTAGGTACCGTCACCCTGAGGCTCGGCCTTGGTGCGCACCGCCGCGAGGTCGGAGCCGGCCTGCGGCTCGGTCAGGTTCATCGTGCCGGTCCACTCGCCCGCGATCATCTTCGGCAGGTACAGATTCTTCTGCTCGTCGGTACCGCGCAGCATCAGCGCCTCGATCGCGCCGCTGGTCAGCATCGGGCACAGCGAGAAGGCCATGTTGGCCGACTTCCACATTTCCATGACTGCAGTGGCAAGCAGCTTGGGCAGGCCCTGGCCGCCGTACTCCGGGTCGCAGGGGAGCGCCGTCCAGCCCGACTCGGTGAACTGCTTGTAGGCATCCTTCCAGCCCGGCGCGGTGGCAACCTCGCCGTCCTTCCACTTGGCGCCTTCCTGATCGCCCGTCCAGTTCAGCGGAGCGAGCACGCCGCTCGCGAACTTGTCCGCCTCCTCGAGGATCGCGTCGACGAGGTCGGCAGAGACCTCCTCGTTACCGGGCAACTGCATGACTTCATCCAGACCTGCGAGCTCTCGCATCACGAATTGCATGTCGCGGACGGGGGCGTTGTAGCTACTCATATGTCTTTGCGCTCCAGAAGAT
This region of Thauera sp. JM12B12 genomic DNA includes:
- the ompR gene encoding two-component system response regulator OmpR produces the protein MNQKTRYRILVVDDDARLRELLSRYLQEQGFAVKAVGDAPMMDRALHREHYDLIVLDLMLPGEDGLAICRRLRAAENQIPIIMLTAKGDDVDRIVGLEMGADDYIAKPFNPRELVARIQAVMRRQPQTLPGAPTPEDEIVVFGRVRVNLGTRALVRDGEEIQLTTGEFSLLKVLLTHPRQPLSRDKLMELARGREYGVFDRAIDVQVSRLRKLVEDDPAKPRYIQTVWGFGYVFVPDDSKSPAETDDGAAGGTGS
- a CDS encoding ATP-binding protein; translation: MTQAQTAQPGPRPAPPARRRSWLPRTLLWQTFLLVALLLILALGTWSQIFRYFQEPARARDVAQMVVSVVNLTRTALINADFDRRIDLLIDLAALEGIRIYPAEATDELIPLDDTRPMRLLMADVRRQLGDHTRFASRWKSLEGFWVSFRLDPDDAQDEYWVMLPAERIENPDSFGWLGWGSGALLAALLGAYLIVARINAPLRQLARAASIVGSGDTPPPQEEDGPQEIAVVARAFNRMTGNLARMDEDRALILAGVSHDLRTPLARLRLGIEMSGAPEGEVTAMVADIEEMDRIIGQFLDFGRGDAQEAVSPTDLVALVREVTEPYRLRGVDIRLAVPEALLAPVRTLSIRRALANLIDNALRYAEGNEVLDVRVDADAGLARIEVADRGPGIPEHEVERLRRPFTRLEKARSNTKGAGLGLAIVDRVMRAHHGHLDLLPREGGGLRAVLCLPLGASTAFRDKMPRSESGAPRES
- a CDS encoding septation protein A, which translates into the protein MKFLFDLLPVILFFAAYKIGGANPDAAHAMATGWLGDGIAPTQAPILIATFVAILATMLQIALVWLKHRKVDTMLWVSLAIIVVFGGATLFFHNPTFIKWKPTALYWLFGGVLLGSAWLLQRNLIRKMLEAQIKLPDPVWGRLNLAWAGFFIAMGLLNLYVAYNFSEEAWVNFKMFGGMGLMLAFVLAQGFYLSRHMEEETN
- a CDS encoding YciI family protein produces the protein MFYALIGEDAPGTLQTRLAVRPEHVARLEALRDEGRLLLAGPMPAIDSPDPGPAGFAGSLIVAEFESLAQAEAWVRDDPYVRHGVFARTTVRPFRKTLP
- a CDS encoding BolA family protein gives rise to the protein MSAGTVARIREILSDRFDAHVLDIEDDSALHAGHAGARDGGGHYRVFIVSPAFEGCSRVLRQRMIYDALGDMMKQDIHALAIRALSAAEANKQGH
- a CDS encoding peptidylprolyl isomerase, with the translated sequence MKLFPSRLAVALLAGFLALPVVAADPVARVNGVAIPSAMAEAMLAEQRAQGTPDSEQLQNAVREELIRREVLSQEAAKKGLDKKAEVQAQMDMARQAILIRAYLQDYVRANPINDADLKKEYDAIKSRMGDKEYKPRHVLVETETEAKAVIARLQNGTPFEEVAKESRDPGSKDRGGELGWSNPGMFVKPFSDAMVKLQKGKYTSTPVKSDFGYHVIQLDDVRDVQAPPFDEVKPQLQQRLQQQKVERHVLELREKAKVD
- a CDS encoding acyl-CoA dehydrogenase, producing MSSYNAPVRDMQFVMRELAGLDEVMQLPGNEEVSADLVDAILEEADKFASGVLAPLNWTGDQEGAKWKDGEVATAPGWKDAYKQFTESGWTALPCDPEYGGQGLPKLLATAVMEMWKSANMAFSLCPMLTSGAIEALMLRGTDEQKNLYLPKMIAGEWTGTMNLTEPQAGSDLAAVRTKAEPQGDGTYKIFGQKIFITYGEHDLTDNIVHLVLARLPDAPEGVKGISLFVVPKFLVNADGSLGARNDVHCVSIEHKLGIHASPTAVLAFGDRGGAIGTLVGEPNRGLEYMFIMMNEARFAVGMEGLALSERAYQHALQYAKDRIQGTDAGVRGGPKVNILHHADVRRLLMNMKSKTEAMRALAYVVGAAIDKAHNHADEAVRAQNQAFVDLMIPVVKGWCTENSIDVTSDGVQVHGGMGFIEETGAAQHFRDARITTIYEGTTAIQANDLIGRKIARENGATIGAVVKMMRAVEAEVSAVQDERFAAIARSLKSGISAVEEAVAYILATYAKDIKAASVGSVPFLKLLGIVAGGWQMARAALVAKRKLEAGEGDAGFYKGKIVTARFYADHVLAQAGGLAYSVVNGAPGALELPEELF